In Plasmodium coatneyi strain Hackeri chromosome 3, complete sequence, a genomic segment contains:
- a CDS encoding 40S ribosomal protein S5 produces MESTTADIKLFKKWSYEDVNIADLSLVDCIAVSQKACVYTPHTAGRYQKKRFRKALCPIVERLVNSMMMHGRNNGKKLKAIRIVAYAFEIIHLMTGENPIQVYVNAVQKGGPREDSTRIGSAGVVRRQAVDVSPLRRVNQAIYLICTGARNAAFRNIKSISECLAEEIINCANESSSSYAIKKKDEIERVAKANR; encoded by the exons ATGGAGTCGACAACAGCCGATATTaagctttttaaaaaatggtcCTACGAAGATGTGAACATTGCGGACTTGTCACTG GTTGACTGCATTGCAGTGTCACAGAAGGCCTGCGTATACACGCCACACACCGCAGGGCGATACCAGAAAAAGAGATTCAGGAAGGCCCTCTGCCCAATTGTGGAACGTTTGGTCAACTCAATGATGATGCATGGAAGGAACAACGGAAAGAAGTTAAAGGCAATTCGAATTGTTGCATATGCATTCGAAATTATTCACCTCATGACAGGAGAAAACCCCATCCAGGTGTATGTAAATGCTGTGCAGAAAGGTGGACCAAGGGAAGACTCCACTCGAATTGGTTCAGCTGGTGTTGTTAGAAGACAAGCAGTTGACGTGTCTCCACTGAGACGAGTAAACCAAGCAATCTACCTCATCTGTACTGGTGCCAGAAACGCCGCCTTTAGAAATATTAAATCCATTTCTGAGTGTCTCGCAGAGGAAATTATTAACTGTGCGAATGAGTCCTCCAGTTCCTATGCTATTAAGAAGAAGGACGAAATTGAGAGAGTTGCCAAGGCCAACCGATAA